One window of the Babesia microti strain RI chromosome IV, complete genome genome contains the following:
- a CDS encoding hypothetical protein (overlaps_old_locusTagID:BBM_III08157): MEDTLDSLRILQLRDLNAGNSKIRSDSDDSDGSCVWIGHKVDIKKEKFGTEGTPTGWLVQNVKNKVKRLSLATKNVSGNTVKLNYHGHNSAISPVNLDSSTSSTATTRQSTYFNSNDRYNFCNKDSTIDQQVQPLINGCKKLIKKSNHPSTGCVDELLRLPRWKYRSDTSRKPWYSRPATVNKWLRTLVNSGIALLFLLMIGFMAKHIHEDFMTRLGERESRNKILMKECESQYIANKCKINTVPYMINQCEEWELCMQGQHLGKQSSSLYAKLLAEVLNSFFSTLEYRTVCFLIVLTFVFVVSGTMCAWGR, from the coding sequence ATGGAAGATACATTGGACTCCTTGCGTATTTTGCAGCTGCGCGATTTAAACGCAGGAAATTCCAAAATTAGAAGCGATTCGGACGATTCGGATGGCAGCTGTGTATGGATAGGTCACAAAGTGGATATTAAAAAAGAGAAATTTGGAACAGAAGGGACACCGACAGGTTGGCTTGTACAGaatgtcaaaaataaaGTTAAAAGATTATCGCTGGCAACCAAAAATGTCTCTGGAAATACTGTAAAGCTCAATTATCACGGCCACAACTCTGCTATTTCCCCTGTTAACCTAGATTCTTCCACATCATCCACCGCCACTACTAGACAATCTACCTACTTTAACTCCAACGATAGGTACAACTTCTGCAACAAGGATTCCACTATAGACCAACAAGTTCAACCACTAATCAACGGTTGCAAGAAGTTGATAAAGAAATCTAACCATCCTAGCACTGGCTGTGTAGATGAACTTCTAAGACTTCCCCGGTGGAAATATCGGTCAGATACCTCTCGAAAGCCTTGGTACAGTAGACCAGCTACGGTTAACAAGTGGTTAAGGACGTTGGTTAATAGCGGTATCGCACTACTATTCCTACTAATGATAGGTTTCATGGCCAAGCACATACACGAAGACTTTATGACAAGGCTGGGTGAGAGGGAATCGCGGAACAAAATACTAATGAAGGAATGTGAGAGCCAGTACATAGCAAACAAATGTAAAATCAATACGGTGCCTTATATGATTAATCAATGTGAGGAGTGGGAGCTTTGTATGCAGGGTCAGCATCTAGGGAAACAATCAAGTTCTCTCTATGCAAAGTTACTAGCGGAGGTTTTAAACAGTTTTTTTAGCACATTGGAGTATAGGACGGTATGTTTTCTTATCGTATTAACGTTTGTATTTGTGGTTTCAGGTACAATGTGTGCCTGGGGCAGGTAA
- a CDS encoding 26S proteasome regulatory subunit N5 (overlaps_old_locusTagID:BBM_III08160) codes for MADDTATAILGDSSYFKDPPSTEDLSNYVNELISTCDGTLQQWRLGTESHKCDQYINCLDGLIHETLLVAEKRCRLACDGISNSRVCKYIILKLFETGDLDKTCKYITILCKKRNQSKRCIIEIVTMSMNWIYGDDVQLDNKYKLIEVLCNVTAGKMFLEAEWAKLLMKQSQMKELEGDIKAATEILQDVPIETFGSVSKKYKGEYILEQMRLLLLNEDYIRFYSCSQKINEKLLCGDEFKDMKFLYYKYMIQYYVHDNDYFKVSKCYCKILDTPDIPEQFILDNTSHYLLFLIVSNHSSERTELLKSAKTDCKGVSKIPILVNLLDQFLSQNLITLPFNDEMNKYIQEHQLFQNTPFPKGDERLKLLQLRAVQHNIQIIQQNYTNITIDRLVQLSRSTAEDILPQIFEMVNLGLITAKIDRLNNTIDFNPSKDPQKLLNDWSERVQKVLVMIDDVCRLIEKDKMLQDAKEKRIKLELMLDS; via the exons ATGGCAGATGATACTGCAACTGCAATTTTGGGGGACTCTTCCTACTTCAAAGACCCACCGTCTACTGAAGATTTGTCTAATTATGTTAATGAGTTGATATCCACATGTGATGGCACACTGCAGCAATGGCGCTTGGGAACAGAATCTCATAAATGTGatcaatatatcaattgttTAGATGGTTTAATACATGAAACGTTGCTAGTTGCTGAGAAACGATGCAGGCTGGCCTGCGATGGTATTTCAAATAGCCGCGTATGCAAGTATATAATacttaaattatttgaaacGGGCGATCTTGACAAAAcatgtaaatatatcactatTCTTTGCAAAAAAAGAAACCAATCTAAGCGTTGCATTATTGAAATTGTCACAATGTCTATGAATTGGATTTACGGTGATGATGTTCAGTTggataacaaatataaacTTATCGAAGTATTGTGCAATGTTACTGCAGGAAAG ATGTTTTTGGAGGCAGAATGGGCAAAATTGCTTATGAAACAGTCGCAGATGAAGGAACTAGAAGGTGATATCAAGGCGGCTACCGAAATTCTTCAGGATGTGCCG ATTGAAACATTTGGTTCTGTTTCTAAAAAGTACAAGGGTGAATACATTCTGGAACAAATGCGTCTACTCCTGCTCAATGAGGATTATATAAGATTTTATAGCTGTTCGCAGAAAATAAATGAAAAGCTGTTGTGCGGTGATGAATTCAAGGATATGAAGTTTCTATACTATAAATACATGATTCAATACTACGTACACGACAATGACTACTTTAAAGTTTCCAAATGCTACTGCAAGATTCTAGATACTCCAGATATTCCAGAGCAGTTTATTCTGGACAACACATCtcattatttgttattCCTCATAGTATCCAACCATTCATCTGAAAGGACTGAGTTACTAAAGAGTGCAAAGACAG ATTGCAAGGGAGTTAGCAAGATCCCCATATTGGTCAATTTACTGGATCAATTTTTGTCgcaaaatttgataactCTACCATTCAATGACGAGATGAACAAATACATACAAGAGCATCAATTATTCCAAAACACTCCCTTTCCAAA GGGCGACGAACGACTAAAGCTGTTACAATTGCGTGCGGTGCAGCACAATATACAGATAATCCAGCAAAATTACACCAACATAACAATTGATCGCCTGGTTCAACTTTCCAGGTCCACTGCAGAA GATATTCTCCCTCAAATCTTCGAAATGGTTAACTTGGGGCTCATTACTGCTAAAATTGACAGGCTTAACAACACAATCGACTTTAACCCATCAAAAGACCCACAAAAACTGCTGAATGATTGGTCGGAACGCGTACAAAAAGTGTTGGTGATGATTGATGACGTTTGTAGACTAATTGAAAAGGACAAAATGCTTCAGGATGCCAAAGAGAAGAGGATCAAATTGGAGCTCATGCTGGACTcataa